In Nematostella vectensis chromosome 11, jaNemVect1.1, whole genome shotgun sequence, a genomic segment contains:
- the LOC5517566 gene encoding core histone macro-H2A.1, with protein sequence MSARGGKAAKRAKAVSRSAKAGLQFPVSRVHRYLRKCTHHYRISAAAPVYQAAVMEYLTAEILELAGNAARDNKKTRIIPRHILLAVANDEELHKLLKGVTIASGGVLPNIHPELLKKRKGGKLVSPEELKSKKPKPAPPPSPKKPVSSKKVPTAAAKKAAPASPAKAKPTPKPKAKGRGKADKGPGDGFSVLSEKTLFLGQKLTVVQGDIAAIDADAVVLPTNAKFKLEGEVGEALKKAGGKEFKDEIKKLSEDNGDLALLDAAICDGHNFPAAYVISLHSPVYSEDSTTASDDLEKAVKNVLTIADEKNLKILAIPSIGTGSNKYPKDLAAQVTLKAISNYFVSAMASSLKQIYFVLSDPENIGMYTMELARLDS encoded by the exons ATGTCGGCTCGCGGGGGAAAAGCAGCTAAACGTGCGAAAGCAGTATCTCGATCTGCGAAAGCAGGCCTTCAGTTTCCTGTGAGCCGTGTTCATAGATATCTTCGCAAATGTACACATCACTACCGTATATCCGCTGCCGCTCCCGTGTACCAAGCGGCCGTGATGGAATATCTAACTGCTGAGATTCTCGAGTTGGCTGGTAACGCCGCGAGAGACAACAAAAAAACTCGAATTATCCCTCGCCATATCCTCCTAGCTGTTGCTAATGACGAGGAATTACACAAA CTTTTAAAAGGTGTTACTATTGCATCTGGAGGTGTACTCCCTAACATCCACCCTGAGTTATTGAAAAAGCGAAAAGGTGGCAAGTTAGTTTCGCCGGAGGAGCTGAAGTCCAAGAAACCCAAGCCAGCCCCGCCGCCATCACCCAAGAAGCCAGTTTCATCAAAGAAAGTACCAACAGCTGCAGCAAAGAAAGCTGCCCCTGCGTCACCTGCCAAAGCTAAGCCAACCCCAAAGCCCAAGGCTAAG GGGCGTGGCAAAGCAGACAAAGGCCCCGGGGACGGGTTCTCAGTCTTGTCAGAGAAGACATTATTCCTTGGACAGAAG TTGACTGTGGTCCAAGGTGATATTGCCGCTATTGATGCAGATGCTGTTGTATTGCCCACAAATGCTAAATTCAAGTTGGAGGGAGAAGTTG GAGAAGCTTTGAAGAAAGCTGGAGGGAAGGAATTTAaagatgaaataaaaaagcttTCAGAGGATAATGGTGACCTTGCCCTCTTAGATG CTGCCATATGTGATGGTCATAACTTTCCTGCGGCGTACGTGATCAGCCTTCACAGTCCAGTCTACAGTGAAGATTCAACCACAGCCTCAGATGACTTAgaaaaagctgtaaaaaaTGTGCTCACTATTGCTGATGAAAAGAACCTAAAGATTCTAGCTATTCCATCTATTGGGACTGGATC GAACAAATACCCAAAGGATCTTGCTGCTCAGGTCACCTTAAAGGCCATCTCCAACTACTTTGTGTCAGCCATGGCATCATCCCTTAAACAGATCTATTTTGTGCTGTCCGACCCTGAGAACATCGGCATGTACACCATGGAACTCGCACGTCTGGACTCCTAG